From one Bacteroides fragilis NCTC 9343 genomic stretch:
- a CDS encoding 1,4-dihydroxy-2-naphthoate polyprenyltransferase produces MEEVKRNSLQAWILAARPKTLAGAITPVMIGCALAFADGKFNWIPALICCLFAGLMQVAANFINDLFDFLKGTDREDRLGPERACAQGWISAAAMKQGIFITVGLACLIGCTLLFYAGWELILIGALCVLFAFLYTTGPYPLSYKGWGDVLVIVFFGFVPVGGTYYVQALNWTPNVTVASLVCGLIVDTLLVVNNYRDRDADRKSGKKTVVVRFGESFGRYFYLLLGITAAWLCFWFLFNGHLYATLLPQLYLFFHIRTWKKMVQIHSGKKLNSILGETSRNMLLMGILLSIGLVING; encoded by the coding sequence ATGGAAGAAGTGAAACGTAACTCGTTGCAGGCATGGATACTTGCGGCCCGCCCCAAAACACTGGCAGGTGCCATTACTCCGGTAATGATAGGTTGTGCATTGGCTTTTGCCGACGGAAAATTCAATTGGATACCGGCATTGATCTGCTGTTTGTTCGCCGGACTGATGCAGGTTGCCGCCAATTTCATCAACGATTTATTTGACTTTCTAAAAGGGACCGACCGCGAAGATCGTCTCGGACCGGAACGTGCCTGTGCACAAGGCTGGATTTCGGCAGCCGCGATGAAACAAGGTATCTTCATCACGGTAGGCCTGGCCTGCCTGATCGGGTGTACTCTCCTGTTTTATGCAGGATGGGAGTTGATTCTTATAGGTGCGTTGTGTGTATTGTTCGCCTTCTTATACACCACAGGACCTTATCCATTATCCTATAAAGGATGGGGAGACGTATTGGTCATTGTATTCTTCGGCTTCGTTCCGGTAGGGGGTACTTATTACGTACAGGCTCTCAATTGGACACCAAACGTCACGGTTGCATCACTGGTATGCGGACTGATTGTAGATACATTACTGGTAGTTAACAATTACCGGGATCGGGATGCCGACCGAAAAAGCGGAAAAAAGACCGTTGTAGTCCGTTTCGGTGAATCCTTCGGCAGATACTTTTATTTACTGCTCGGCATTACAGCTGCCTGGCTTTGTTTCTGGTTTCTATTCAACGGGCACCTATACGCAACTCTCTTACCCCAACTTTACCTGTTCTTCCACATTCGGACCTGGAAAAAAATGGTACAGATACATAGTGGCAAAAAATTAAACAGCATATTGGGCGAAACTTCACGCAATATGCTGTTAATGGGAATCCTATTGTCAATAGGACTTGTTATAAACGGTTAG
- the rfbB gene encoding dTDP-glucose 4,6-dehydratase — MKTYLVTGAAGFIGANYLKYILAKHSDIKVVVLDALTYAGNLGTIANDIDNERCFFVKGDICDRELADRLFGEYKFDYVVNFAAESHVDRSIENPQLFLMTNILGTQNLLDAARRAWVTGKDEYGYPTWRKGVRYHQVSTDEVYGSLGAEGYFHETTPLCPHSPYSASKTSADMVVMAYHDTYKMPVTITRCSNNYGPYHFPEKLIPLIIKNILEGKKLPVYGDGSNVRDWLYVEDHCKAIDLVVREGVEGEVYNVGGHNEKTNLEIVKLTIATIHRLMAEHPEYREVLKKKEKNADGEISIDWINEDLITFVKDRLGHDQRYAIDPTKITNALGWYPETKFEVGIVKTIEWYLNNQEWVEEVTSGDYQKYYERMYSKR, encoded by the coding sequence CCGGAAATCTTGGAACGATTGCCAACGACATTGATAACGAACGTTGCTTTTTTGTGAAAGGTGACATTTGCGATCGTGAACTGGCCGACCGCCTTTTTGGTGAGTACAAGTTTGACTATGTAGTGAATTTTGCTGCTGAAAGCCATGTAGACCGTAGCATTGAGAATCCGCAACTTTTCTTGATGACCAATATTCTGGGAACACAAAACCTGTTGGATGCCGCACGTCGCGCATGGGTAACCGGTAAAGATGAATACGGATATCCTACCTGGCGTAAAGGGGTACGTTATCATCAGGTATCTACCGACGAGGTTTACGGTTCGCTTGGTGCCGAAGGCTATTTCCATGAAACGACTCCACTCTGTCCGCATAGCCCGTACAGTGCATCGAAAACCAGTGCCGATATGGTGGTAATGGCTTATCACGATACCTATAAGATGCCGGTGACTATCACTCGCTGTTCAAACAACTACGGTCCGTATCATTTTCCGGAGAAACTGATTCCGCTGATTATCAAGAATATTCTTGAAGGTAAGAAACTTCCTGTGTATGGAGACGGTAGCAATGTGCGCGACTGGCTGTACGTGGAAGATCATTGCAAGGCTATCGACCTGGTAGTTCGTGAAGGTGTGGAAGGAGAAGTATACAATGTGGGCGGACATAACGAGAAGACTAATCTTGAGATTGTAAAATTAACAATCGCAACGATTCATCGCCTGATGGCAGAACATCCCGAATATCGTGAGGTGTTGAAGAAAAAAGAGAAAAATGCCGATGGTGAAATTTCAATCGACTGGATAAACGAAGATTTAATTACGTTTGTCAAGGATCGTCTGGGGCATGACCAGCGCTACGCCATCGATCCGACAAAGATCACTAATGCCTTGGGTTGGTATCCCGAAACGAAATTTGAAGTCGGCATTGTGAAAACAATCGAATGGTATCTGAATAATCAGGAATGGGTGGAAGAAGTAACCAGTGGTGATTATCAGAAATATTACGAACGGATGTATAGCAAACGTTGA